One part of the Oceanidesulfovibrio indonesiensis genome encodes these proteins:
- a CDS encoding polysaccharide biosynthesis/export family protein: MSDLDKEQAEMLRDLQQEGGGGELSNQEAGLVQASTTLTPSEYIARYGHAQGLAEYQVGGEDILSIFVYDQPELTREHVPVSGDGSIAFPFVGRVHVEGMTTGDVASVIKQRLMEGGYLVDPQVSVVVKEYKSKTVLMLGAVRMPGRYQLEAQETLLDILSRAEGVNLKEGGNLNRAKLVRVVEDPSGRQTKVAIDFDLRRLYSGEGQLANLPLKDGDVIYVPMADKVYVMGEVQNPGAFVMGDNQLNIVEAIGLAGGFTRIAAPGRTKVVRKDGGVERTFRVDVDDITEGDGQGFLVKPNDIIIVPESFF; encoded by the coding sequence ATGTCCGATCTCGACAAGGAACAGGCCGAGATGCTGCGCGATCTCCAGCAAGAAGGAGGGGGGGGCGAGCTTTCCAACCAGGAAGCCGGCCTGGTGCAAGCTTCCACAACCCTCACCCCTTCGGAGTACATAGCCAGATATGGCCATGCGCAGGGACTGGCCGAATACCAGGTGGGCGGCGAGGATATCCTTTCCATCTTCGTCTACGATCAACCGGAACTCACCAGAGAGCACGTGCCCGTTTCAGGCGACGGCTCCATCGCGTTTCCTTTTGTGGGCAGGGTCCACGTGGAAGGCATGACCACGGGGGATGTTGCCAGCGTGATCAAGCAGCGCCTCATGGAAGGCGGCTACCTGGTCGACCCGCAGGTCTCCGTGGTGGTGAAGGAGTATAAGAGCAAGACCGTGCTCATGCTGGGAGCCGTGCGAATGCCCGGTCGCTACCAGCTTGAGGCGCAGGAGACGCTGCTCGACATCCTCTCCCGCGCCGAGGGTGTGAATCTGAAAGAAGGTGGCAACCTCAACCGCGCAAAACTCGTCCGGGTCGTCGAGGACCCATCCGGCAGGCAGACCAAGGTCGCCATCGATTTCGACCTGAGACGCCTGTACAGCGGAGAAGGTCAGCTGGCAAATCTGCCCCTCAAGGACGGCGACGTCATCTACGTTCCCATGGCCGACAAAGTCTACGTGATGGGCGAAGTGCAGAATCCAGGCGCATTCGTGATGGGCGACAACCAGCTGAACATTGTCGAAGCCATCGGGCTGGCCGGAGGATTCACGCGCATTGCCGCTCCGGGTCGCACCAAGGTCGTTCGAAAGGATGGCGGCGTCGAGCGCACCTTCAGGGTCGACGTCGACGACATCACCGAGGGCGATGGGCAGGGCTTCCTCGTCAAACCCAACGATATCATTATCGTTCCGGAGAGCTTCTTTTGA
- a CDS encoding PilZ domain-containing protein translates to MTKKVAERTVPYSLNRDTFDKLNEIADNKEASVQEVIDELVQHYLGCQGEGCDGGSDEMHREKRAFTRKQSEIQAILQTSDSKRNFNARSATIRNLSLGGALFSTPKTSEMESIDCETPVEIIFYLDKKADPIVLQGRALRLERETDTCHIGMEFVDCDFSDYKELARYVLQ, encoded by the coding sequence ATGACCAAGAAGGTGGCGGAACGCACGGTACCATACAGCCTGAATCGCGATACGTTCGACAAACTGAACGAGATTGCGGACAACAAAGAGGCGTCAGTGCAGGAAGTCATCGACGAACTGGTGCAACACTACCTGGGGTGCCAGGGAGAGGGCTGCGATGGAGGTTCAGACGAAATGCACCGCGAAAAGCGCGCATTCACCAGAAAGCAAAGTGAGATCCAGGCCATTTTGCAGACCAGCGATTCAAAGCGGAATTTCAACGCGCGATCTGCAACAATACGAAACCTGTCCCTGGGGGGCGCTTTATTTTCCACCCCAAAAACTTCGGAAATGGAATCGATCGACTGCGAAACGCCGGTGGAAATCATTTTCTACCTGGACAAGAAAGCAGACCCGATCGTTTTGCAGGGAAGGGCCTTGCGATTGGAACGGGAAACAGACACGTGCCACATCGGTATGGAGTTCGTGGACTGCGATTTTTCGGACTACAAGGAACTCGCCCGCTACGTATTGCAGTAG
- a CDS encoding ATP-binding protein, producing MAKTTRPDENSAPPTSRTALEARIAELERENAELKRSLGHADGQDASPSILCADENRSRFEQEIIESRNIVRSLIDSSDDYFALVDENLCILACNLAWSRANAIHPRQLVGHNILALIPAAVRDTVKSTLQACIREDAPKSFMISVDDRTFDCRVNPIDGGPALPRVFTCSAHDITRLMQAEKLQQEMELRYKTVFDSAGDAIFIHDLQGSFLDANLVFRELLGYNLQQIRQFRLQDLVSRSQNKPDMLGDPETMLTFQVDLCRHDGTSLPLDVSARRITFDNRPALLCIGRDITQRRRVESMLLKAKETAETSVRMQNEFVANISHELRTPLSSIIGITELLTRTELDEAQRRDIDRVAYSARLLLGLINDLLDLSRLESDRFSMASEPFSLLELMREIKNIFLEKVAAKNLNFSYTIDQDVPEYLRGDAMRLKQVLINIVGNAIKFTPTGSIRVRVASADSPDANAGSSSRKISSASETLVPIRFEVADTGIGMSESDLRRIFKRFGQGANTDGKSYGGAGLGLSISRQLIRLMGGDIEAESAPGRGSTFRFAISLPEAPEPEPAEETDQEAELAATAPLRVLLVEDNEINREMIQAMIALDGHEVRTAIDGLDALAALETFTPHVIFMDLKMPNCDGYEATRRIREIPDPVLANTPIIALSAHAQKSADDEWRTMGMDGYLAKPIQLDAMRKALASLAVGSCLPGRCETPPNPVQDEPPVLNLEILRVNMGHNDQLVRLACEKFLSHSDQYIADLESAASLRNRKDVQRLAHSFKSVTGTMGAEQARLESLALEQGAPTEEWTELEDRIARLGELVRGVYTLVAEAPEMTAEKATGSDQMP from the coding sequence ATGGCGAAGACGACACGACCTGATGAAAACAGCGCCCCCCCGACCAGCCGGACAGCTCTCGAGGCGCGCATCGCCGAGTTGGAACGGGAAAACGCCGAACTGAAACGCTCTCTCGGGCACGCTGACGGCCAGGATGCGAGCCCGTCGATACTCTGCGCCGACGAGAACAGAAGCCGGTTCGAGCAGGAAATCATCGAGAGCCGCAACATCGTACGCTCACTCATCGACTCCAGCGACGACTACTTCGCGCTCGTCGATGAGAATCTTTGCATCCTGGCCTGCAACCTGGCGTGGTCCCGCGCCAACGCGATTCACCCCCGCCAGCTCGTAGGGCACAACATACTCGCCCTCATCCCGGCAGCGGTCCGCGATACTGTGAAATCGACTCTGCAGGCCTGCATTCGGGAAGATGCGCCGAAATCGTTCATGATCTCCGTCGACGACAGGACCTTCGACTGCCGCGTGAACCCCATCGACGGAGGCCCGGCTCTGCCCAGGGTCTTCACCTGCTCCGCCCACGACATCACACGGCTCATGCAGGCGGAAAAACTCCAACAGGAAATGGAGTTGCGCTACAAGACCGTGTTCGACTCCGCCGGCGACGCCATTTTCATCCATGACCTGCAGGGTTCGTTTCTGGACGCGAATCTCGTTTTCCGTGAACTGCTCGGATACAATCTTCAGCAGATCCGGCAGTTCAGGCTCCAGGACCTCGTGTCTCGCTCCCAGAACAAGCCGGACATGCTCGGCGACCCCGAAACCATGCTCACCTTCCAGGTGGACCTCTGCCGGCACGACGGCACGTCCCTCCCTCTTGATGTGAGCGCTCGTCGCATCACGTTCGACAACAGGCCAGCCCTGCTGTGCATTGGCCGGGACATCACTCAGCGCCGGCGGGTGGAGTCCATGCTGCTGAAAGCCAAGGAAACCGCCGAGACCAGCGTGCGCATGCAGAACGAATTCGTGGCCAACATAAGCCACGAGCTGCGAACCCCCTTGTCCTCCATAATCGGCATCACGGAACTTCTGACCCGCACCGAACTGGACGAAGCGCAGCGCCGGGACATCGATCGCGTCGCCTACTCGGCCAGGCTGCTCCTCGGCCTCATCAACGACCTGCTCGACCTTTCGAGGCTCGAGAGCGACCGGTTTTCCATGGCCTCGGAACCGTTCAGCCTGCTGGAGCTGATGCGTGAGATCAAGAACATCTTCCTCGAAAAGGTCGCGGCCAAAAACCTGAACTTCTCCTACACCATCGACCAGGACGTTCCCGAGTATCTGCGCGGCGACGCCATGCGGCTCAAACAGGTGCTCATCAACATCGTGGGTAACGCCATCAAGTTCACGCCCACAGGCTCCATACGGGTGCGCGTTGCCAGTGCAGATAGCCCCGACGCTAATGCCGGCAGCTCTTCACGGAAGATTTCGAGCGCCAGCGAAACGCTCGTTCCGATCCGGTTCGAGGTCGCCGACACAGGCATCGGCATGTCCGAAAGCGATCTCCGGCGGATATTCAAACGCTTCGGCCAGGGCGCCAACACCGACGGTAAATCATACGGTGGCGCAGGCCTGGGGCTTTCCATCAGTCGCCAGCTCATCAGGCTCATGGGTGGGGACATCGAAGCTGAAAGCGCACCGGGCAGAGGCAGCACGTTCCGATTCGCCATATCCCTGCCCGAAGCGCCCGAGCCTGAGCCGGCGGAGGAGACAGACCAGGAAGCCGAGCTCGCAGCGACAGCGCCTCTGCGTGTCCTGCTGGTGGAGGATAACGAGATCAACCGGGAGATGATCCAGGCGATGATCGCCCTTGACGGCCATGAAGTTCGCACAGCCATAGACGGGCTGGACGCCCTGGCTGCACTCGAAACGTTCACGCCCCACGTCATTTTCATGGATCTGAAAATGCCCAATTGCGACGGGTACGAAGCCACCCGGAGAATCCGAGAGATCCCGGACCCGGTTCTCGCAAACACGCCCATCATCGCGCTCTCCGCCCATGCGCAGAAATCAGCGGACGACGAATGGCGCACCATGGGCATGGACGGATATCTCGCCAAACCCATCCAGCTGGACGCCATGCGCAAGGCGCTTGCATCCCTGGCTGTCGGCTCATGCCTGCCGGGTCGTTGCGAGACGCCCCCGAATCCGGTCCAGGACGAACCGCCGGTCCTGAACCTCGAAATCCTGCGCGTGAACATGGGGCACAATGACCAGCTGGTGCGGCTCGCATGCGAAAAATTTCTCTCGCATTCGGACCAGTACATTGCCGATCTCGAATCAGCCGCCAGCCTGCGGAACCGCAAGGACGTGCAGCGGCTTGCGCATTCCTTCAAGTCCGTCACCGGCACCATGGGCGCGGAGCAGGCGCGCCTGGAGTCGCTGGCGCTGGAGCAAGGAGCCCCCACCGAAGAATGGACAGAACTCGAAGACCGCATCGCCCGTCTGGGCGAGCTGGTTCGCGGCGTCTATACACTGGTGGCCGAAGCTCCCGAGATGACAGCTGAAAAAGCCACCGGCTCCGACCAGATGCCGTAG
- a CDS encoding lytic transglycosylase domain-containing protein, translated as MWKNILLYTLLAALLLGCNASRRPEIAFSGLERGESMEALPATITVDVDSDFFAPWIGFSEALVFFPEERAALAELGNSLYRPDPKGREQIESQFLFLTRTIRSRLSRWLTRSDQYAPMVQKVLARAGLPRELVYLPFIESGYSPAALSHAGAMGIWQFMPGTARRFGLEVGNGRDERQDPIKSTMAAVAYLRFLYDMFGDWSLAIAAYNCGENKIARLVKMTGATNFFELAAVNHTLPSNYRLARETMLYVPRFTAMVRVGENLHRLGFTPPSWKKPVDMAEL; from the coding sequence ATGTGGAAAAACATACTGCTCTACACGCTTCTCGCCGCTCTTCTGCTGGGGTGCAACGCATCCAGGCGGCCGGAGATAGCCTTCTCCGGGCTGGAACGCGGCGAATCGATGGAGGCGCTGCCGGCGACGATCACCGTGGATGTGGACTCCGATTTCTTCGCGCCGTGGATCGGCTTCTCCGAGGCGCTGGTCTTTTTCCCGGAAGAGAGAGCCGCCCTGGCCGAGCTCGGCAACTCGCTGTACAGGCCGGATCCAAAAGGCCGTGAGCAGATCGAATCGCAGTTCCTGTTCCTCACCCGCACTATCCGCAGCCGCCTCTCTCGTTGGCTGACACGCTCGGACCAGTACGCCCCCATGGTCCAGAAGGTGCTCGCCCGGGCTGGGCTGCCGCGCGAGCTCGTGTACCTGCCGTTCATAGAAAGCGGGTACAGCCCCGCGGCGCTTTCCCACGCCGGCGCCATGGGTATCTGGCAGTTCATGCCGGGCACAGCCCGCCGTTTCGGGCTGGAGGTTGGAAACGGGCGGGACGAACGTCAGGACCCGATCAAATCCACCATGGCCGCGGTCGCATACCTGCGATTCCTCTACGACATGTTCGGGGACTGGTCCCTGGCAATAGCCGCATACAACTGCGGCGAGAACAAGATAGCGCGCCTTGTGAAGATGACCGGCGCGACGAACTTCTTCGAACTGGCGGCGGTGAACCATACACTTCCGTCCAATTACCGCCTGGCGCGGGAAACTATGCTTTATGTGCCGCGCTTCACTGCCATGGTGCGAGTGGGCGAGAACCTGCACAGGCTGGGGTTCACGCCGCCATCCTGGAAGAAGCCCGTGGACATGGCCGAGCTGTGA
- a CDS encoding tyrosine-protein phosphatase, with protein sequence MIDCHHHIIPSFDDGARDPSVTLKMCRIAVEDGVKGIIATPHHRNGLYNSSPDVVREKVRKLNKAIRKVGLDLTIYPGCEAHISPHLAESVEAGETLTLNEGCYLLLELPPQEVPAGVEQVVFELQSRGIYPILAHPERIGSVQRDPNSILPLVHAGVLMQLTGLSITGGFGHEAKECAATLLARRMAHIIASDAHSFRHRTPRLSMAVEAAAEILEDEIEARRMVEDIPSMVLRGEPYEPPPPVDYEPPKRSFFSFLWGR encoded by the coding sequence ATGATCGATTGCCACCATCACATCATTCCCAGCTTTGATGATGGAGCAAGAGACCCCAGCGTGACCCTCAAGATGTGCCGGATTGCGGTGGAGGACGGGGTAAAAGGCATTATCGCCACTCCGCACCACCGCAACGGCCTCTACAACTCCAGTCCGGACGTGGTTCGGGAAAAGGTGCGCAAACTCAACAAGGCGATCCGCAAGGTCGGTCTGGACCTGACGATCTATCCGGGGTGCGAGGCCCACATCTCCCCGCACCTGGCCGAATCCGTGGAGGCGGGCGAAACGCTTACCCTGAACGAGGGCTGCTACCTGCTGCTGGAACTTCCCCCGCAGGAGGTTCCTGCAGGCGTTGAGCAGGTCGTCTTCGAGCTGCAATCGCGCGGCATCTACCCCATCCTTGCGCATCCCGAACGCATCGGCAGCGTACAGCGCGATCCGAACAGCATACTGCCGCTCGTGCACGCGGGCGTGCTCATGCAGCTCACGGGCCTGAGCATCACTGGCGGTTTCGGCCATGAGGCCAAGGAGTGCGCGGCGACTTTGCTTGCCAGGCGCATGGCGCACATCATAGCGAGCGACGCCCATTCCTTCCGGCACAGAACGCCGCGGCTGAGCATGGCGGTGGAAGCTGCTGCGGAAATCCTGGAAGACGAGATCGAAGCGCGGCGGATGGTGGAGGATATCCCCTCCATGGTGTTGCGGGGCGAGCCCTATGAACCCCCGCCGCCGGTCGACTACGAGCCGCCGAAGCGGTCATTCTTTTCCTTTCTGTGGGGGCGGTGA
- a CDS encoding GumC family protein, whose translation MQNEKDTMHLRDYLLVLRKRRWLIASCFIVVVLLAGLFTVTMKPVYKGETILSIEPDDANVVSIEEVFTFDASNTEYYQTQYNIISSRTIARRVIESLNLQESEEFFPKPGDSLVAQTVHWIKETIGELKNAVQAMFKPPSTGEQQLSEEEARMRSAVGIFSQRLTVEPVRNSRLVSISFEAYSPVLAKKVTDAIAQEYINHNREVRLATIQDAITWLNKRIASEREKVEAAEARFQVFKDEHSIISDFSENIEQVKASQLAELRAKIVDAETEMIEARTRYQQTRSLMDQGQPLDSIPAVLENQLILSIKQKEVELRNRKSELSRTYGPNHPQIRAVNAELSTLETRMRNEAMKIMESLQNQYQLAKARYDSLMASMNTLETQALELNKLAAEYRTLQSDAVGAREIFNMLVQRFKEASVSQDMPTVNIHVVDAAQLPSDPVRPKTFLYLAIAAIFGLGIGLGVAFFLEYLDNTLKTPEDVKRWLAAPFLGVIPFQKGVASDTPGSLASVTDAKSLASEAYRSLRTSVLFSLADQEPKTLQVTSAGPGEGKTLTAINLAVTMAQNGSRTVIIDCDLRRPMVHKTMGLHRQRGVSNILANPKEEIESLVQETGIPNLWVVPSGPIPPNPSELLGGKRMQELLDRLGPMFDKIIVDTPPVTAVTDATLIASKVEGVVMVVRAFSTSRDVVRTGLDALRKINAKILGVVLNGVKLEKEGYYYYQYYYYYYASDDKGRRSRKRKTREGAPSA comes from the coding sequence ATGCAAAACGAGAAGGATACCATGCATCTGCGGGATTACCTGCTGGTGCTCCGGAAAAGGCGCTGGCTTATCGCGAGTTGCTTCATAGTGGTCGTTCTGCTGGCGGGTTTGTTCACCGTCACCATGAAGCCGGTATACAAGGGTGAAACGATACTGAGCATCGAGCCCGATGATGCGAACGTCGTGTCGATCGAGGAGGTGTTCACGTTCGATGCCTCGAACACCGAGTACTACCAAACCCAGTACAACATCATATCCAGCCGGACCATCGCGCGGCGGGTCATAGAGTCGCTGAACCTCCAGGAGAGCGAGGAGTTCTTTCCCAAACCCGGGGACTCCCTCGTGGCCCAGACCGTGCACTGGATCAAAGAGACTATCGGCGAGCTGAAGAATGCGGTGCAAGCCATGTTCAAGCCACCAAGCACCGGCGAGCAGCAGCTTTCCGAGGAAGAGGCCCGCATGCGTTCGGCGGTGGGCATCTTTTCCCAGCGCCTCACGGTGGAGCCGGTGCGCAACTCCCGGCTGGTGAGCATCAGCTTCGAGGCCTACAGCCCTGTGCTGGCAAAAAAAGTAACCGACGCCATCGCCCAGGAGTACATCAACCATAATAGGGAAGTGCGCCTGGCAACCATCCAGGACGCCATCACCTGGCTGAACAAGCGCATCGCCTCCGAGCGTGAGAAGGTGGAGGCGGCCGAGGCCAGATTCCAGGTGTTCAAGGATGAGCATTCCATCATCTCCGACTTTTCCGAGAACATCGAGCAGGTCAAGGCCAGTCAGCTCGCCGAGCTGCGCGCCAAGATCGTGGATGCGGAAACCGAGATGATCGAGGCGCGCACGCGCTACCAGCAGACCAGGTCGCTCATGGATCAGGGCCAGCCGCTCGACTCCATACCCGCAGTGCTGGAAAACCAATTGATCCTGTCCATCAAGCAGAAAGAGGTGGAGCTCCGGAACCGCAAGAGCGAGCTCTCCAGGACCTACGGGCCCAACCACCCGCAGATCCGCGCCGTCAACGCGGAACTCTCCACGCTGGAGACGCGCATGCGCAACGAGGCCATGAAGATCATGGAATCGCTCCAGAACCAGTATCAGCTCGCCAAGGCGCGGTACGATTCGCTGATGGCGTCCATGAATACGCTGGAAACGCAGGCGCTCGAACTCAACAAGCTCGCCGCCGAGTACAGGACGCTCCAGAGCGACGCCGTGGGCGCACGCGAGATATTCAACATGCTGGTGCAGCGCTTCAAGGAAGCCTCGGTCAGCCAGGATATGCCCACGGTCAACATCCATGTGGTCGATGCCGCCCAGCTCCCTTCTGATCCGGTGCGGCCCAAGACCTTCCTGTATCTGGCAATCGCTGCGATCTTCGGCCTCGGCATCGGTCTTGGCGTGGCCTTCTTCCTGGAATATCTGGACAATACCCTCAAGACGCCCGAGGACGTGAAACGCTGGCTGGCGGCACCGTTTCTCGGCGTCATCCCCTTCCAGAAGGGCGTTGCCAGCGATACGCCCGGTTCGCTCGCGTCGGTCACGGACGCCAAGTCGCTGGCGAGCGAGGCGTATCGAAGCCTGCGCACCAGCGTGCTCTTCTCCCTTGCGGACCAGGAGCCCAAGACGCTCCAGGTGACCAGCGCCGGACCCGGTGAGGGCAAGACGCTCACAGCCATCAACCTCGCCGTGACCATGGCGCAAAACGGCTCCCGGACCGTGATCATCGACTGCGACCTGCGCCGTCCCATGGTCCACAAAACGATGGGACTGCATCGGCAGCGCGGCGTTTCGAACATCCTGGCCAACCCCAAGGAAGAGATCGAGTCCCTGGTGCAGGAAACCGGTATCCCCAACCTCTGGGTGGTGCCGTCCGGTCCTATTCCGCCCAACCCTTCGGAACTCCTCGGCGGCAAGCGCATGCAGGAGTTGCTGGACCGGCTCGGCCCGATGTTCGACAAGATCATTGTGGACACGCCTCCTGTCACGGCGGTTACGGACGCCACCCTCATTGCGAGCAAAGTGGAAGGTGTGGTCATGGTCGTGCGTGCGTTCTCCACAAGCCGCGACGTAGTGCGCACCGGACTGGACGCACTGCGTAAGATCAACGCCAAGATCCTCGGCGTTGTGCTCAATGGCGTGAAGCTGGAGAAAGAAGGGTATTACTACTACCAGTATTATTACTACTACTATGCCTCGGACGATAAGGGGCGCAGGAGCAGAAAAAGGAAAACACGAGAGGGAGCCCCGTCTGCATGA
- a CDS encoding outer membrane beta-barrel protein, which produces MGDWVNIISPGIMLLHERDETTFLMLSYDADIYFYSGNPDINFVRHNARLQGQYMLPSNFYIRVEDYFVHTADPTGDDNLFRQDEFNVRRWYNFADIAIGYESYKFGAEIGYQNYLHRYEESIDYWQNEDAHTAHVELSYRIFPKTKLTGSYELSFISFPKQNSGDNDVGARSGTSQDNVQHQGFIGVRFDPTAKLRGYLRGGIGWKDYRNNRNWDGYKYDDIMTWVVQADLEYLYSDALRFGLEGERSMRDTSNTRYTHFFYNSIALDAEYTFWEKWMANLGGELEYVEYIGGGPNSNRYDTILSGEAGLSYAFRDWLSLGVFYQIRNRESNVNNERYTSHRTGVTVAAEY; this is translated from the coding sequence GTGGGAGACTGGGTCAATATCATCTCTCCCGGCATAATGCTGCTGCATGAACGCGACGAAACGACGTTCCTCATGCTTTCTTACGACGCCGACATCTATTTCTACTCCGGCAATCCGGACATCAACTTCGTGAGGCACAACGCTCGGCTCCAGGGCCAGTACATGCTTCCCTCGAACTTCTACATCCGCGTTGAAGACTATTTCGTGCACACCGCTGATCCTACCGGCGATGACAACCTTTTCCGCCAGGACGAGTTCAATGTGCGCCGGTGGTACAACTTCGCCGATATCGCAATCGGATACGAGTCCTACAAGTTCGGTGCGGAGATCGGCTACCAGAACTACCTGCACCGCTATGAAGAATCCATAGACTACTGGCAGAATGAGGATGCCCACACGGCCCACGTGGAACTCAGCTACCGCATTTTCCCCAAAACCAAACTGACCGGTAGCTACGAACTCAGCTTCATCAGCTTCCCCAAGCAGAATAGCGGCGACAACGATGTGGGGGCCAGAAGCGGCACATCGCAGGACAACGTCCAGCACCAGGGCTTCATCGGCGTGCGTTTCGACCCCACAGCCAAGCTTCGCGGCTACCTGCGCGGCGGTATCGGCTGGAAAGACTACAGGAACAATCGCAACTGGGACGGCTACAAGTACGATGACATCATGACCTGGGTCGTGCAGGCAGACCTCGAATACCTCTACTCGGACGCCCTGCGTTTTGGGTTGGAAGGCGAGCGCTCCATGCGCGATACGAGCAATACCCGGTACACCCACTTTTTCTACAACAGCATCGCTCTCGATGCGGAATACACTTTCTGGGAAAAGTGGATGGCCAACCTGGGCGGCGAGTTGGAGTACGTCGAGTATATCGGCGGCGGCCCCAACAGCAACCGCTACGACACCATCCTCAGCGGCGAGGCAGGTCTCAGCTACGCTTTCCGCGACTGGCTGAGCCTGGGCGTTTTCTATCAAATCCGCAATCGTGAATCGAACGTCAACAACGAGCGGTATACAAGCCACCGGACAGGCGTCACGGTTGCGGCAGAATACTAG
- a CDS encoding tetratricopeptide repeat protein, with product MRNFPLHPSCLRGVAWLMLVMVLSGCAGTGNLADGTAQLRRSEYNAAIESFTQALSHERMLDSARAQALMLRGEAYLEKGETDKALADLDASLEIAPQEMRAMTLRGRARMRRGDLDGAAADFSAVVESFNRRAMASTLARRNTGVPEEYARLAGRSHVGLGEIALYEERYQEALDHFDAAVGLAPYEPEVYLMRGGALRLMEQEEFATRDIEMFEELAGNATGGPESRLAPLKLKESIRLFEAGEYAASEQLAGEAVGINPNYSAAYRRRGLARLQQGEIKKAEDDFDEAIASDPEALEAWLYRSYTRMASGRYEDALTDINHVLTMRPDWLEARLYRGMVLSRAGRHAESSEDFEAVLADRPDDVTALEGRAFSRFSMEQYDKAMTDLQRLHELTPDSAKSYRIAGLIHMKREEYPQALDALNEAERLGDTSLQLYLAKGSVLRAMGEPERAEAVFDKALDASTADIAPNITSDAYDETVSDILQPPGATPPVLE from the coding sequence ATGCGAAACTTTCCCTTGCATCCTTCCTGTTTGCGTGGCGTAGCCTGGCTCATGCTGGTCATGGTTCTTTCTGGGTGCGCGGGCACTGGGAATCTGGCCGACGGCACTGCGCAGTTGCGCAGGAGCGAGTATAACGCGGCCATCGAATCCTTCACCCAGGCGTTGAGCCACGAGCGAATGCTGGATTCAGCCCGCGCCCAGGCCCTCATGCTGCGTGGCGAGGCGTATCTGGAAAAAGGAGAGACGGACAAGGCCCTGGCGGACCTCGACGCATCCCTGGAGATAGCCCCGCAGGAGATGCGAGCGATGACCCTGCGCGGCCGTGCCCGGATGCGCAGGGGCGACCTGGACGGTGCGGCAGCGGACTTCTCCGCTGTGGTCGAGTCGTTCAATCGCCGCGCCATGGCGAGCACGCTCGCCAGACGCAACACGGGCGTTCCCGAGGAGTATGCCCGTCTCGCCGGACGCAGCCATGTGGGGCTCGGGGAGATAGCCCTGTACGAGGAGCGCTACCAGGAGGCCCTCGACCATTTCGATGCGGCCGTGGGGCTGGCCCCGTATGAACCGGAGGTCTATCTCATGCGCGGCGGCGCGTTGCGGCTCATGGAGCAGGAGGAGTTCGCGACCCGGGATATCGAGATGTTCGAAGAACTGGCCGGGAATGCGACTGGCGGGCCGGAATCCCGCCTTGCGCCGCTCAAACTCAAGGAGTCCATCCGGTTGTTCGAGGCGGGCGAGTATGCGGCCTCCGAGCAACTGGCCGGCGAAGCCGTCGGGATCAATCCGAATTACTCGGCCGCGTACCGCCGTCGTGGTCTGGCGCGTTTGCAGCAGGGCGAAATCAAAAAGGCCGAGGATGACTTCGACGAGGCCATCGCGTCCGATCCGGAGGCACTGGAAGCCTGGCTGTACCGTTCATATACGAGAATGGCGTCGGGACGTTACGAAGATGCCCTGACAGACATAAACCACGTGCTGACCATGCGGCCGGACTGGCTTGAAGCCCGGTTGTACCGCGGCATGGTCCTGTCAAGGGCGGGCCGGCATGCGGAGTCGTCCGAGGATTTCGAAGCTGTGCTGGCCGACCGGCCGGACGACGTGACAGCGCTGGAGGGCCGCGCGTTCAGCCGATTCAGTATGGAGCAGTACGACAAGGCCATGACGGACCTGCAACGACTGCACGAGCTCACGCCGGATTCCGCCAAATCGTACAGAATCGCCGGGCTTATCCACATGAAGCGCGAGGAGTATCCACAAGCGCTGGACGCATTGAACGAAGCCGAGCGCTTGGGCGATACGAGCCTGCAATTGTATCTGGCCAAGGGTTCCGTGCTGCGCGCCATGGGTGAGCCGGAAAGGGCGGAGGCGGTTTTCGACAAGGCGCTGGACGCATCCACGGCGGACATTGCGCCGAACATAACGTCGGATGCGTACGACGAGACCGTATCGGATATCCTCCAGCCTCCCGGAGCAACACCACCTGTGCTGGAGTAA